The following proteins come from a genomic window of Natronosalvus vescus:
- a CDS encoding beta-CASP ribonuclease aCPSF1, which translates to MSTVEQQLDDLKATITSELPSDISVSSVKYEGPELVVYTRDPKKFAQQGDLIRKLASKLRKRITVRPDPDVLSPPKTARAEIENVIPEEAGVTDLDFHADTGEVVIEAQKPGMVIGRHGSTLREITKSVGWTPEVVRTPPIESSTVSNVRNFLKQERDDRRNILERVGRQIHREEMSDDSWVRITTLGCCREVGRAAFILSTPETRILIDCGDKPGADGEVPYLQVPEALGAGAQTIDAVVLTHAHLDHSAFIPLLFKYGYDGPIYCTEPTRDLMGLLTLDYLDVAAKEGRAPPYESEMVREAIKHCIPLEYGDVTDIAPDVKLTFHNAGHILGSAVSHFHIGDGLYNVAFSGDIHYKDTRLFNGATNDFPRVETLVLESTYGGRNDYQTDQEDSEEKLTEVIKETAERGGKVLIPAFAVGRSQEIMLVIEKAMRNGDIPKMPVHLDGMIWEATAIHTTYPEYLRDDLRDRIFHDDENPFLAEEFNHIDGGEEERQDVADGGPCIILSTSGMVTGGPIMSWLSHIGPDPDSTLVFVGYQAQGTLGRRIQNGWDEIPTSEVGAMGSNGNGGGRGTLKLNMDVETVDGFSGHADRAGLMNFVKTMNPRPEKILCVHGDERSTQDLSSALYHEFNMRTFAPKNLETFRFL; encoded by the coding sequence ATGAGTACTGTAGAGCAGCAACTCGACGATTTGAAAGCAACGATCACGAGCGAGTTACCGAGTGACATCTCGGTCTCCTCGGTGAAATACGAAGGGCCAGAACTGGTCGTCTACACGCGCGACCCCAAAAAGTTCGCCCAGCAGGGTGACCTCATCCGAAAGCTGGCGAGCAAACTCCGCAAGCGAATTACGGTTCGCCCCGACCCCGACGTCCTCTCGCCGCCGAAGACGGCTCGAGCGGAGATCGAGAACGTCATCCCGGAGGAAGCCGGCGTCACCGATCTCGATTTCCACGCCGACACGGGCGAGGTCGTTATCGAGGCACAGAAACCCGGGATGGTTATCGGGCGACACGGCTCGACGCTGCGCGAGATTACGAAAAGCGTCGGCTGGACGCCGGAAGTCGTCCGGACGCCGCCGATCGAGTCCTCGACGGTCTCGAACGTCCGGAACTTCCTCAAACAGGAACGGGACGACCGCCGGAACATATTAGAACGCGTCGGCCGGCAGATCCACCGCGAGGAGATGTCCGACGACAGCTGGGTGCGTATTACGACCCTGGGCTGTTGTCGCGAGGTCGGACGGGCGGCGTTTATTCTCTCCACGCCGGAGACACGGATTCTCATCGACTGCGGTGACAAACCCGGCGCAGATGGCGAAGTGCCCTACCTTCAGGTTCCGGAGGCGCTCGGAGCCGGTGCACAGACGATCGACGCGGTCGTCCTGACGCACGCCCATCTGGATCACTCCGCCTTCATCCCACTGTTGTTCAAGTACGGCTACGACGGCCCGATCTACTGCACCGAACCGACGCGAGACCTGATGGGATTGCTCACGCTGGATTACCTCGATGTTGCCGCCAAAGAAGGGCGCGCCCCGCCGTACGAGTCCGAGATGGTTCGGGAGGCGATCAAACACTGCATCCCGCTCGAGTACGGCGACGTCACGGACATCGCCCCGGACGTCAAACTCACGTTCCACAACGCCGGTCACATTCTCGGATCGGCCGTCTCGCACTTCCACATCGGTGACGGCCTCTACAACGTGGCGTTCTCCGGTGACATCCACTACAAGGACACGCGCCTGTTCAACGGCGCGACCAACGACTTCCCACGCGTGGAGACGCTGGTTCTCGAGTCCACCTACGGCGGTCGAAACGACTACCAGACCGATCAGGAGGACTCCGAGGAGAAACTCACGGAAGTCATCAAAGAGACAGCCGAACGCGGCGGAAAGGTGTTGATTCCGGCGTTCGCGGTCGGTCGCTCCCAAGAGATCATGCTCGTCATCGAGAAGGCGATGCGCAATGGCGACATCCCGAAGATGCCCGTCCACCTCGACGGGATGATCTGGGAGGCGACGGCGATCCACACGACCTATCCCGAGTACCTCCGTGACGACCTGCGCGACCGGATCTTTCACGACGACGAGAACCCGTTCCTCGCCGAGGAGTTCAACCACATCGACGGTGGTGAGGAGGAACGACAGGACGTCGCCGACGGCGGCCCCTGCATCATCCTCTCGACGTCAGGGATGGTCACCGGTGGGCCGATCATGTCCTGGCTGAGCCACATTGGCCCGGATCCGGATTCGACGCTCGTCTTCGTCGGCTACCAGGCACAGGGGACGCTCGGTCGACGGATCCAGAACGGCTGGGACGAGATTCCGACCAGCGAAGTCGGCGCGATGGGATCGAACGGTAACGGCGGCGGTCGTGGGACGCTCAAACTCAATATGGACGTCGAGACTGTCGACGGTTTCTCCGGTCACGCCGATCGCGCCGGGTTGATGAACTTCGTGAAGACGATGAATCCACGGCCGGAGAAGATACTCTGTGTCCACGGCGACGAACGTTCGACACAGGATCTCTCTTCCGCGCTGTACCACGAGTTCAACATGCGGACGTTCGCGCCGAAGAACCTCGAGACGTTCCGGTTCCTCTGA
- a CDS encoding class I SAM-dependent methyltransferase yields MEETAYEGITQSQQETWATGDFNQIARQNVVMAEALCETVDPHPGQRVLDVACGSGTAALVAERRYCEVTGIDYVPGLIDRAEQRAAANGQIIDFRVGDAQEMPFPDDSFDVVLSVYGVQFAPDQERAASEMLRVCKPGGTIGLAGPIPSGWSGDWFATHAQYAPPPPGAPSPLRWGTDEGLDELLGHSVRSLESKRRTALQYYRSTDHAVDVFSTYFGPTIGALERVDSDTQERLLNDLRNVFSRYNRATDGTAIVENEYLQTVARCE; encoded by the coding sequence ATGGAAGAAACAGCGTATGAAGGGATTACACAGTCACAACAGGAGACGTGGGCCACCGGCGATTTCAATCAGATCGCCCGGCAGAACGTGGTCATGGCGGAGGCGCTCTGTGAGACGGTCGATCCTCACCCCGGTCAGCGCGTGCTAGATGTCGCCTGTGGGAGCGGCACCGCAGCACTGGTCGCAGAGCGTCGGTACTGTGAGGTCACAGGTATTGACTACGTGCCTGGGCTGATCGACCGAGCGGAGCAGCGTGCTGCAGCAAACGGACAGATCATCGACTTCCGCGTCGGCGATGCCCAGGAGATGCCGTTCCCCGACGACAGTTTCGACGTCGTTCTCTCGGTCTACGGGGTGCAGTTTGCACCGGATCAGGAACGGGCGGCGAGCGAGATGCTTCGAGTGTGCAAACCGGGCGGGACGATTGGCCTGGCCGGGCCGATTCCAAGCGGGTGGAGTGGTGATTGGTTCGCAACACACGCCCAGTATGCCCCACCGCCACCGGGGGCACCCTCACCCCTCCGCTGGGGAACCGACGAAGGCCTCGACGAGTTGCTCGGTCACAGCGTTCGATCCCTCGAAAGCAAACGACGGACGGCACTCCAGTACTACCGGTCGACCGATCATGCCGTGGACGTATTCAGCACCTACTTCGGCCCAACGATCGGCGCACTCGAACGGGTCGATTCGGACACACAAGAACGACTTCTGAACGATCTCAGAAACGTATTCAGCCGCTATAATCGCGCAACCGACGGAACGGCAATCGTCGAGAACGAGTATCTCCAGACCGTCGCACGGTGTGAGTGA
- the nucS gene encoding endonuclease NucS has translation MERSRVATLESPTVSEAVDAIRAGLEAGSLITVFGRCRVDYEGRAASQLEAGERHVMLKPDGTALVHTAAGQQPVNWQPPGCEHDVYRSDGDSDANDGDALDSDTRSDSDDRSDGDSDASNSDTDADGDLVVHSTRSTPAEELVVTFDSVHQVSTFAMAAPDSIAVVGTEADLRDRILEEPALLEPGFRPLATERETPAGAIDIYGEDRTGRTVVVELKRRRVGPDAVGQLRRYIDALSRDLHADAEIRGVLVAPSVTDRAERLLAEHGLEFVALEPTADDG, from the coding sequence GTGGAACGCTCGCGAGTCGCCACCCTCGAGTCACCCACCGTGTCCGAAGCCGTCGACGCGATCCGGGCCGGCCTCGAGGCCGGATCGCTGATCACGGTCTTCGGGCGCTGTCGAGTCGACTACGAGGGGCGTGCAGCAAGCCAGCTCGAGGCCGGCGAGCGCCACGTCATGTTGAAGCCCGACGGCACCGCGCTGGTACACACCGCGGCGGGTCAACAGCCGGTCAACTGGCAGCCACCCGGGTGTGAGCACGACGTCTACCGCTCGGACGGCGACAGCGACGCAAACGACGGCGACGCCCTGGACAGTGACACTCGCTCGGACAGCGACGACAGATCGGACGGTGACAGCGACGCCTCAAACAGTGACACCGACGCAGACGGCGACCTCGTCGTTCACAGCACGCGCTCGACCCCTGCAGAGGAACTCGTCGTCACGTTTGACAGTGTCCACCAGGTGTCGACGTTCGCCATGGCCGCTCCCGATTCGATCGCGGTCGTCGGCACCGAAGCCGACCTTCGTGATCGGATTCTCGAGGAACCGGCACTGCTCGAGCCGGGATTTCGACCGCTGGCGACCGAGCGGGAGACACCGGCCGGCGCGATCGACATCTACGGCGAAGATCGCACCGGTCGTACCGTCGTCGTCGAACTCAAGCGGCGACGCGTCGGCCCGGACGCCGTCGGTCAGCTCCGCCGGTATATCGACGCCCTATCGCGTGATCTCCACGCCGACGCCGAGATCCGGGGCGTTCTCGTCGCGCCGTCGGTTACCGACCGTGCCGAACGGCTCCTCGCCGAACACGGGCTCGAGTTCGTTGCCCTCGAGCCGACTGCAGACGACGGGTGA
- a CDS encoding DUF5800 family protein: MTTLAFDEAGVDVVYEGTEFRLERDLIEEAVGKAYPDVTDHEVLQMVAEQPDLQGEPRRIGDIVR; encoded by the coding sequence ATGACCACTCTCGCGTTCGACGAGGCTGGCGTCGACGTCGTCTACGAAGGAACCGAATTTCGCCTCGAGCGCGACCTGATCGAGGAAGCCGTCGGGAAGGCCTACCCCGACGTCACCGATCACGAGGTGTTACAGATGGTCGCCGAACAGCCGGACTTGCAGGGCGAACCCCGCAGGATTGGCGACATTGTTCGGTAG
- a CDS encoding polymer-forming cytoskeletal protein: MAFSSDPLDELVVPSGTEAQEHDLVTGGDVLVGGRSTVEFGVRGRNVLAGEGAVFGGSIEAEGDCRLDMWCDVADNVLVGEDAYLGERVHIAGQLKVAGDLDIGDDVDIEEGFEANGWIVIRNPMPTIIFLFMYLKHLLVIGEEDAAQQLISEVVDDDIEPETEPLVIPANGTVSDDAWRVSTPARIGDECRLHGNVRAESIVVGADSNIFGSLRARDEISVGERTRIHGDVTTRDGSVRLGPDVRILGDVSCRDLEIEPGAEVDGSIRARGEISMVTTERDIE, encoded by the coding sequence GTGGCGTTCAGTAGCGATCCGCTCGATGAACTCGTCGTCCCGTCAGGCACCGAAGCCCAGGAACACGACCTCGTAACCGGCGGGGACGTGCTGGTCGGTGGCCGGTCGACAGTCGAGTTCGGTGTTCGCGGACGGAACGTCCTCGCGGGGGAAGGGGCCGTCTTTGGCGGCTCGATCGAAGCCGAAGGGGACTGTCGACTCGATATGTGGTGTGACGTGGCCGACAACGTCCTCGTCGGCGAGGACGCCTACCTCGGTGAACGCGTCCACATCGCCGGCCAACTCAAAGTGGCGGGCGACCTCGACATCGGCGACGACGTCGATATCGAAGAAGGGTTCGAGGCCAACGGCTGGATCGTCATCCGCAACCCGATGCCGACGATCATCTTCCTGTTCATGTACCTCAAACACTTGCTTGTGATCGGCGAGGAGGACGCCGCCCAGCAACTCATATCGGAGGTCGTCGACGATGACATCGAACCCGAGACCGAACCGCTCGTGATCCCCGCCAACGGAACGGTCAGCGACGACGCCTGGCGGGTGTCGACACCCGCCCGAATCGGCGACGAGTGCCGACTCCACGGGAACGTTCGCGCCGAATCGATCGTCGTCGGCGCTGACAGCAATATTTTTGGTAGCCTCAGGGCCCGCGACGAGATTTCGGTCGGCGAACGTACCCGCATTCACGGCGACGTGACCACGCGGGATGGCTCGGTACGGTTGGGGCCCGACGTCCGGATTCTCGGTGACGTCTCGTGTCGTGACCTCGAGATCGAACCGGGTGCCGAGGTCGACGGCTCGATTCGGGCTCGTGGCGAGATTTCGATGGTGACGACCGAGCGAGATATCGAGTAA
- a CDS encoding electron transfer flavoprotein subunit beta/FixA family protein, translated as MRSIVLTKGVPDFSEGAVSFDEDGHLERGKTPTVMNPNDYYALQAALQTRVRHGGHVSGMSMGPPSYKTVLEEAMEAVYADDSYLLSDRALAASDTWATAITLSAAIEKHQEEVADVDLVFAGFKTADGETGHTGPQTAWCLDWPIVTHVLALDIDPDERTLRAKRLVEGDVDEIETVEAPLPCVVITDPEFAPTYRKAAHRLEHKQLRAETQERAADHDEHLTTWDHQDLNLDPDYIGLDGSPTIVSSVDPIPKAPSEREATVVDPGDADGMEQVVEEMHPFAGGD; from the coding sequence ATGCGATCGATCGTCCTGACCAAAGGCGTCCCTGACTTCTCCGAAGGCGCGGTTTCGTTCGACGAGGACGGACACCTCGAGCGCGGGAAGACGCCGACCGTGATGAACCCGAACGACTACTATGCGCTGCAGGCGGCCCTGCAGACGCGGGTTCGCCACGGCGGCCACGTCAGCGGAATGAGCATGGGGCCACCCAGTTACAAGACCGTCCTCGAGGAGGCGATGGAGGCGGTCTACGCCGACGACAGCTATCTGCTCTCCGATCGCGCGCTGGCCGCGTCCGACACGTGGGCGACTGCGATTACACTCTCGGCGGCCATCGAGAAACACCAGGAAGAAGTCGCCGACGTCGACCTGGTCTTTGCGGGCTTCAAGACGGCGGACGGCGAGACCGGCCACACCGGCCCGCAGACGGCCTGGTGTCTCGACTGGCCGATCGTCACCCATGTGCTGGCACTCGACATCGACCCCGACGAGCGGACGCTACGAGCGAAACGCCTCGTCGAGGGTGACGTGGACGAGATCGAAACCGTCGAAGCGCCCCTTCCGTGCGTCGTCATCACCGATCCGGAGTTCGCGCCAACGTACCGGAAAGCCGCTCACCGACTCGAGCACAAACAGCTACGGGCGGAGACCCAGGAGCGGGCGGCCGACCACGACGAACACCTGACTACCTGGGATCACCAGGATCTCAATCTCGATCCCGACTACATCGGACTCGACGGTTCGCCGACCATCGTTTCGTCGGTCGATCCCATCCCGAAAGCGCCGTCAGAGCGGGAGGCGACGGTGGTCGATCCCGGTGACGCCGACGGCATGGAACAGGTCGTCGAGGAGATGCACCCGTTCGCAGGAGGTGACTGA
- a CDS encoding electron transfer flavoprotein subunit alpha/FixB family protein, with translation MPLNPSDHTVDELRKELDSIDDPEEAQSILEAEIADKGRKTAREAIEARVDELEGATADEETEGEYEETREDVGEDAEGEEVSEDEEAGDGDGEAEEAVDAADEADAEEDDGLSHPTRDKKHVRALQGGTYRDMWVFCETQQGELLDVSKEMLGKARELMDQYAEDYEEEDVVAFLMGDDCEELAEECIAYGADVAVYHDDDRLERFLHKPFTEVSAHMSRGQGGTESTDWRDYDEPRYVLYPATNNGRDLSALLQGELDSGLASDCSDLFIEPELISNPVKTGEPGVKKTFERVLHMKRPDFSGFEYSTILCLDNPDRDFHPQGASVIPGTFDVPKPDQDREGLVVEHEMELEDEWFDVQITEHDTLEAGVDLTDHEVVVCLGRGIGDDPTLGMELGLELTDAFDDAEMGITRGIVTSSYQFEGHVEQYSKEERQIGETGQVVAPDLYIAAGVSGAVQHKVGMDESDTIIAINTDPDATIKDFSDYYIEGDLFEVLPALTEAVKSGELAEVVADGGDD, from the coding sequence ATGCCACTGAATCCGTCCGATCACACCGTAGACGAACTCCGCAAGGAACTGGATTCGATCGACGACCCCGAGGAAGCCCAGTCGATTCTCGAGGCCGAAATCGCAGACAAGGGACGCAAAACAGCCCGCGAGGCGATCGAAGCGCGGGTCGACGAACTCGAGGGGGCAACCGCCGACGAGGAAACCGAAGGCGAGTACGAGGAGACGCGAGAGGACGTCGGCGAGGACGCCGAGGGTGAGGAGGTGAGCGAAGACGAGGAAGCTGGCGACGGCGACGGCGAAGCCGAGGAAGCGGTGGACGCTGCGGACGAAGCGGACGCTGAAGAAGACGACGGCCTCTCTCACCCGACTCGAGACAAAAAGCACGTCCGTGCGCTCCAGGGCGGCACCTACCGCGACATGTGGGTCTTCTGTGAGACGCAGCAGGGTGAACTACTCGACGTCTCGAAGGAGATGCTCGGGAAGGCCCGTGAGCTGATGGATCAGTACGCCGAGGACTACGAGGAAGAGGACGTCGTGGCATTCCTCATGGGCGACGACTGCGAGGAACTCGCCGAGGAGTGTATCGCCTACGGCGCCGACGTCGCCGTCTATCACGACGACGACCGACTCGAGCGCTTCCTGCACAAGCCGTTCACCGAGGTCTCGGCGCACATGTCCCGCGGCCAGGGGGGCACCGAGAGCACGGACTGGCGCGACTACGACGAACCGCGCTACGTGCTCTATCCGGCGACGAACAACGGCCGCGACCTCTCGGCGCTCTTACAGGGCGAGCTCGACTCGGGGCTCGCCTCGGACTGCTCCGATCTCTTCATCGAACCGGAGCTAATCTCGAACCCCGTCAAGACCGGCGAACCGGGGGTCAAGAAGACGTTCGAGCGCGTCCTGCACATGAAGCGGCCGGACTTCTCCGGCTTCGAGTACTCGACGATTCTCTGTCTGGACAATCCGGATCGAGACTTCCACCCACAGGGAGCCTCGGTGATCCCCGGAACGTTCGACGTTCCCAAGCCCGATCAGGACCGTGAGGGACTCGTCGTCGAACACGAGATGGAACTCGAGGACGAGTGGTTCGACGTCCAGATCACCGAACACGACACGCTCGAGGCCGGCGTCGACCTGACCGACCACGAGGTGGTCGTCTGTCTCGGTCGGGGCATCGGTGACGACCCAACGCTCGGTATGGAACTGGGTCTCGAGCTCACGGACGCGTTCGACGACGCCGAGATGGGGATCACCCGCGGCATTGTGACCTCGTCCTACCAGTTCGAGGGTCACGTCGAGCAGTACTCGAAGGAAGAGCGCCAGATCGGCGAGACGGGACAGGTCGTCGCGCCCGACCTCTACATCGCAGCTGGCGTCTCTGGCGCGGTACAGCACAAAGTCGGCATGGACGAATCGGATACTATCATCGCGATCAACACGGATCCGGACGCGACGATCAAGGACTTCAGCGACTACTACATCGAAGGCGACCTCTTCGAGGTACTCCCGGCGCTCACCGAGGCGGTGAAGTCGGGAGAACTTGCCGAAGTGGTCGCCGATGGAGGTGACGACTGA
- a CDS encoding FAD-dependent oxidoreductase — MTAHTDGGVDDGAYEHYEAIVVGCGPGGAAAAARLAEHGVETLVLERGVEAGSKNVSGGLIYAEESAPYTIDDLFPDFREEAAERPVTDYEIHNIAGNKVKSFDLTDLHEHDTDWCDAVLRRNMDSWLEQRVHELTSEAGGGVLTDVRVNGLLRENGEIVGVTCDELDPITADLIVAADGVNSELARDAGLMDWEEPDEWFQGVKAVVEMDPEVINDRFDIDEGEGVAHLFSGDLFEDVRGGGFLYTNEDTLSIGTVFHLDSLVAEQAEPHELLDALLTHPLMAQWLGDDYKELEYGAKLVPDSKKVAHREPYRDRLVLVGDAGGQMQAQGPIIKGMNHAVTAGALAADAHALTRGNADPEAAGRRYTTMLEQSGTMGKLRPRRYELTSPVGEHGLVTKAVEGVLNSPVGSVAIGNPVAKRLLPKAYNSPFLVGMLPDTKTGYTTLPSIIGDRQGRTIHWENEVEPPSLEDRIGDLTYDTDVGNPHIRLRDESYEASGAAVYACPVSAEDFGGGCYRAETVSTNGSEETLVSLDTQPCVECGTCAIVADTEWEHPRGGKGVEYRQG, encoded by the coding sequence ATGACAGCACACACTGACGGCGGCGTCGATGACGGAGCGTACGAACACTACGAGGCGATCGTCGTCGGCTGTGGCCCCGGTGGTGCCGCCGCGGCGGCCCGCCTGGCCGAACACGGCGTCGAAACGCTGGTGCTCGAGCGGGGCGTCGAGGCCGGCTCGAAGAACGTCTCGGGCGGGCTCATCTACGCCGAGGAGTCGGCACCGTACACGATCGACGACCTCTTTCCGGACTTCCGTGAGGAGGCTGCAGAACGCCCGGTCACGGACTACGAGATCCACAACATCGCCGGGAACAAGGTCAAATCGTTCGATCTGACCGACCTTCACGAGCACGACACCGACTGGTGTGACGCCGTGTTGCGCCGGAACATGGATTCATGGCTCGAGCAGCGCGTCCACGAACTGACGAGCGAGGCCGGTGGCGGCGTCCTGACCGACGTCCGGGTCAACGGCTTGCTGCGCGAGAACGGCGAGATCGTCGGCGTCACCTGTGACGAACTCGATCCGATCACGGCCGACCTCATCGTCGCGGCCGACGGCGTCAACTCGGAACTGGCTCGCGACGCCGGATTGATGGACTGGGAGGAGCCCGACGAGTGGTTCCAGGGCGTCAAAGCCGTCGTCGAGATGGATCCCGAGGTGATCAACGACCGCTTCGATATCGACGAGGGTGAGGGCGTCGCCCACCTCTTCTCGGGCGACCTGTTCGAGGACGTTCGCGGCGGCGGTTTCCTCTACACCAACGAGGATACCCTCTCGATCGGGACGGTCTTCCACCTCGACAGCCTGGTAGCCGAACAGGCCGAACCGCACGAACTCCTCGACGCCCTCCTGACTCACCCGCTCATGGCCCAGTGGCTCGGCGACGACTACAAAGAACTCGAGTACGGGGCGAAACTCGTTCCGGACTCGAAGAAGGTCGCTCACCGCGAGCCCTATCGTGATCGGCTCGTCCTCGTGGGCGACGCTGGCGGACAGATGCAGGCCCAGGGGCCGATCATCAAGGGGATGAACCACGCGGTGACCGCGGGTGCGCTCGCGGCTGACGCCCACGCACTCACGCGAGGGAACGCGGATCCTGAAGCGGCGGGCCGCAGGTACACCACGATGCTCGAGCAGTCGGGCACGATGGGGAAACTTCGGCCGCGGCGGTACGAACTGACGAGCCCCGTCGGGGAACACGGCCTCGTGACCAAGGCGGTCGAGGGCGTGTTGAACTCCCCCGTCGGCTCCGTCGCGATCGGCAACCCGGTCGCGAAGCGACTGCTGCCGAAGGCGTACAACTCCCCGTTCCTCGTGGGCATGTTGCCCGACACGAAGACCGGCTATACGACCTTGCCGTCGATCATCGGGGATCGACAAGGCCGGACGATCCACTGGGAGAACGAGGTCGAACCGCCGAGCCTCGAGGATCGGATCGGCGACCTGACCTACGACACGGACGTCGGCAACCCACACATCCGTCTCCGTGACGAGTCCTACGAGGCAAGTGGCGCAGCGGTGTACGCCTGCCCGGTGAGCGCGGAGGACTTCGGCGGCGGCTGTTACCGCGCGGAGACGGTCTCGACGAATGGTTCCGAGGAGACCCTCGTCAGTCTCGACACCCAGCCCTGCGTCGAGTGTGGTACCTGTGCCATCGTCGCTGACACGGAGTGGGAACACCCCCGCGGCGGCAAAGGCGTCGAGTACCGCCAGGGATAG
- a CDS encoding PKD domain-containing protein has product MRNIDADDTLLPPSPIEAGTYEEYEIELAQLLTESAEVAVSLIDTEGHGFARETAVVHIDDSRELVEGVPPTRIDADPAAGFEYPYFLYAPTVFADDDPRPLLVQPNNTGEVDDELNVHAERAERDINGWVQDLGEQLNAAAIVPVFPRPRSDPVDATHYIHALDRETMQITSGSLERVDLQLLNMAAHARKYLAEREYPVADDGIMLNGFSASGNFVERFVTLHPDEVVSATAGGLNGMVTLPIEEAKGHSLEFHIGVANLEELTGKPFDLDSYRDVPQFLYLGEHDTNDTIPYTDAWTGDFDETALAVYGDDMQEDRFPYCKAVHEEVNTAAVFRMYEDTGHSPGSARDDVAEFHERVLRGDDIDSIRADLGGNVSTTHAYIEFSPQHPLVGEQVAFDATHSSIEDREIVEYVWEFGDESTETGDLVTYTFGRAGGHNIRLTVTDDAGDVYESTTQIVVNAEQRADEACAKQDADEEDVDQATEEESTQQAADDKMSNSDADTDTAATKTDTDTAAMKTSTADDTVPGFSVGGAIAALSGAGYLLKRRLDDRQRQE; this is encoded by the coding sequence GTGAGAAATATCGATGCCGATGACACATTGCTGCCACCTTCCCCCATCGAGGCTGGAACGTACGAGGAGTACGAAATCGAACTCGCACAGCTCCTTACCGAATCAGCCGAAGTAGCCGTCAGCCTAATCGACACCGAAGGACACGGGTTTGCTCGAGAAACGGCAGTCGTCCACATCGACGACAGCCGAGAGTTGGTTGAAGGCGTTCCCCCGACACGCATCGACGCTGATCCTGCGGCCGGATTCGAGTACCCGTACTTTCTCTACGCCCCCACCGTCTTTGCCGATGACGATCCGAGACCACTCCTCGTCCAACCGAACAATACGGGCGAAGTCGATGACGAGTTGAACGTCCACGCCGAGCGAGCGGAACGCGACATCAACGGCTGGGTGCAGGATCTTGGAGAACAATTAAATGCAGCGGCGATAGTGCCGGTGTTTCCACGCCCACGAAGTGACCCAGTCGATGCAACCCACTACATTCACGCGCTGGATAGGGAAACGATGCAAATCACGTCGGGTTCGCTCGAGCGAGTCGATTTACAGCTTCTCAATATGGCGGCGCATGCGCGGAAGTACCTCGCTGAACGCGAATACCCGGTTGCGGATGACGGGATTATGCTCAACGGGTTTTCGGCGTCGGGTAACTTCGTCGAACGCTTCGTCACGCTTCACCCGGACGAGGTCGTTTCAGCAACTGCTGGTGGGCTCAACGGGATGGTGACCCTGCCGATCGAGGAAGCGAAGGGCCATTCCCTGGAGTTTCACATCGGCGTTGCAAACCTGGAGGAATTGACAGGAAAGCCGTTCGACCTCGATTCGTACCGTGACGTTCCTCAATTTCTCTATCTGGGAGAGCACGACACAAACGACACGATCCCGTACACCGACGCGTGGACTGGCGATTTCGACGAAACCGCGTTAGCGGTCTATGGTGACGATATGCAGGAGGATCGATTCCCATACTGTAAGGCAGTTCACGAAGAGGTGAACACGGCTGCTGTCTTCCGGATGTACGAGGACACGGGCCACTCCCCAGGTTCGGCGAGGGACGATGTGGCGGAGTTCCACGAGCGTGTCCTTCGTGGCGACGATATCGACTCGATTCGTGCTGATCTTGGTGGAAATGTTTCAACCACACACGCATACATCGAGTTCTCCCCGCAGCATCCTCTCGTCGGTGAACAGGTCGCGTTCGATGCGACCCATTCGTCCATCGAGGATCGAGAGATCGTCGAGTATGTCTGGGAGTTTGGCGACGAGAGCACTGAGACGGGCGACCTCGTCACGTATACGTTTGGACGAGCTGGTGGCCACAATATACGACTAACAGTCACAGATGACGCCGGCGACGTGTACGAATCTACCACGCAAATTGTCGTCAATGCCGAGCAACGTGCCGATGAAGCATGTGCCAAACAGGATGCGGACGAGGAGGATGTTGACCAGGCGACCGAGGAAGAGAGCACCCAGCAAGCTGCTGATGACAAGATGAGCAATTCAGATGCAGATACAGATACTGCAGCGACGAAGACGGATACAGATACTGCAGCCATGAAGACGAGTACAGCTGATGATACCGTACCCGGGTTTAGTGTTGGTGGAGCGATCGCTGCCCTCTCCGGAGCTGGGTATCTACTGAAACGACGACTCGACGATAGGCAACGTCAGGAGTAG